The Nitrospirota bacterium genomic interval CTCCGGAACCAACGACGTTTCGCTGGTTAAAGAAAGGGGCACTGGTGCCCCAACCACGTCTCAATTGATGTTTAAAATGGGCACTGGTGCCCTAGGCGGCTTCGGGTTCCTTGAGTTCTTCCTTGTGGCCGCATTCCTTGCGGATGCAGCTTTTCACCACCCGGCCGGAGCGCTCTTTCTTGATGACCATGAAGGGGGCTCCGCAAGCGGGGCATTTCTCCGGGATGGGCTTGTGCCAGATGGCGAACTTGCACTGGGGGTAGTTCGAGCAGCTCCAGAAGGGCTTGCCCCTCTTGGTGCGGCGCTCGATGAGGTCGCCGCCGTCTTCGGGGCATTTGACCCCCGTGGAGAGGGGCTTGGTGGTCTTGCACTCGGGGTAGCGCGAGCAGGCAATGAAAGGGCCGAAGCGCCCTCGTTTGAGCACCATGGGCGCTCCGCAGGTGGGGCAGACCTCTCCGGTGGGCTTCTCCTCGGGGGCCTCCCGCTTCTCTCCTTCCAGGGGGCGGGTGTTCTTGCAGGCGGGGTAGGCCGAGCAGGCCAGGAATCTGCCGTGGCGGCCCCAGCGGATGACCATGGGGGCGCCGCACTTCTCGCAGACTTCGTTGGTCTCGATGTCCTTGGGCTTGACCTTGCCCTGCACCTGGGAGGCGGAGACGAGGTCCTTTTCGAAGGGGCCGTAGAAGTCCTTGACCACGTCCACCCAGCGGAAGTCCCCGGTCTCTATCTTGTCGAGCTTGTCCTCCATGCGGGCGGTGAAGCCGAGATCCAGGAGCTCGGCGAAGTTCTCCACCAGGTAGTCGTTGACCACCATGCCCAGCTCGGTGGGCACGAACCGCTTGTCCTCCCTGTGGACGTACTTGCGGTCGGCGATGGTGGAGAGTATGGCGGCGTAGGTGCTGGGCCTGCCGATGCCCTTCTCCTCCAGGGTCCTGACCAGCGAGGCCTCGGTGTAGCGCGGCGGCGGCTGGGTGAAGTGCTGCCGGGGCAGGAGCTCCTTGAGGGTGAGCCTGTCTCCCTCGGCCAGGGGCGGGAGCATGGCGCCCTCCTCTTCCTCGCCCGGGGCTTGGTCGGCGCCCTCGGAGTACAGGGCCATGAACCCGGGGAACTTCATCACGTTGCCCGTTGCCCTGAAGACGGCCGCCGCGCCGTTACGGGCGGCTATCTCGAAGGTGGTCTGCTCCAGCTCCGCGGGCTTCATCTGGCTGGCCATGAACCTGTTCCAGATGAGGGTGTAGAGCCTCTGCTGGTCGCGGGAGAGGTAGGGTTTTACCGCCTCCGGGGGCTTCGTCATGAGGGTGGGCCGGACGGCCTCGTGGGCCTCCTGGGCGCCGGCCTTGCTCTTGTAGGCCGGCGGCGAGGGCGGCAGGTAGTCCTTGCCGAACCTCTCCCGGATGTATTTCCGCGCTCCGGCTTGCGCTTCGGCGGCCACGCGAACGGAATCGGTCCTCATGTAGGTGATGAGGCCCACCGCTCCTTCGGGCCCCAGCTCCACGCCCTCGTAAAGCTGCTGGGCCAGGACCATGGTCTTCTTGGCCGCGAAGCCCAGCTTGCGCGAGGCCTCCTGCTGAAGGGTGCTGGTTGTGAAGGGCGCGGCAGGGGAGCGCCTCCGGAGCTTCTTCTCCACCCCGGATAGGGTGTACTCGGCCTGGCGGAGGTCGCCGGCGGCTCTCTCGGCCTGCTCGGCGCTGGTCAGGAGGAACCGCTCGCCCTCCGGGGCGTCGCGGTTGATGACGACCGCGCCCTCCAGGGTGTGCAGGCGGGCGTTGAACGCGGGCGGTTTCGGTCCCGCCAGGGAGGCGACGATGGACCAGTACTCCTCCTGCTTGAAGGCCTCTATCTCTCTTTCCCTGTCCACGACGAGGCGCAGGGCCACCGATTGGACGCGGCCCGCGCTCAATCCCCGGCGGACCTTCTTCCACAGAAGGGGGCTCAACTGATAGCCCACCAGCCGGTCCAGCACCCGCCGGGCCTGCTGGGCCTCCACCTTGTCCATGTCTATCCTGCCGGGGTGCTCCATGGCCTCCTTGACCGCGCGGGCCGTAATCTCGTTGAAGGTCACCCGGTGGATGGCGTGCTCCTTGGAGCCGTTTATCTCGGTGGCGATGTGGTAGGCTATGGCCTCGCCCTCGCGGTCGGGGTCCGGGGCCAGATAGATGTCCCGGGCTTTGGCCGCGGCCTGCTTGAGCTCCTTGACCACCTTCTCCTTGCCCGGGATTATCTGGTAGTCCGGGCGGAAGGCGTCCTTTACCTCCACGCCGAGCACCTTGGCCGGCAGGTCCTTGACGTGGCCCACCGAGGCCTTGACGGCGTACTGCTTGCCCAGTATCTTATTGATAGTCCGCGCTTTTGCGGGTGATTCCACGATAACGAGCTTTGAAGCCATGTCTGCTTTTCCCCTCCCGTGCGACGTATTACTAACCAGTTAGTTTTTGTCTTTGCATTGAAGCTGTGAAAATACCTTACACCCCATGGACTTTAGGGCATTGATACGCTTCGAAATCAATTTTTGAGACAGGTTCTAATGCCAGGTAATCTTGTCTCCGCCCAGGAAGACCACGGAGTAGATGGTGTCCATGTCCATGTCGGTCTCCCTCATGAGGATAAGGACCATCGCCGCCCGGAGGCTGTCCATTGCCTCGGAGTCATTGAGGTAGTCCGTGAATTCCCGGGTTTCTTCTATCTGTCCCTTTGCCACGCCTAAAGAATCTGAAACCTCTTCCCCTCAGTCTGTCCGACGACCCCTTTCAGCTCCAGCTGAAGCAGAAGGGCCAAGGCCGTGGAGACGCCCATCCCGCACTCCCGGGAGATGTCGTCTATATGCCTGGGCTCCCTGCTCATCGCCTCGCATAGGGCCTTCTCCTCGTCGGAGAGAGGGACCGTGTCCCCCCTTCTGGCAGATTTTATATAACCTCGGAGCTGGGGCGCAAGTTCCTGAATCACATCTTGGGCCCCCAGGGCGACGCGTGCCCCGTCGCGTATGAGGGCGTTGGTCCCTTCGGAGACCGCCGAGCTGATGTTGCCCGGGACGGCGAATACTTCCTTGCCCTGCTCCAGGGCATGGCGGGCCGTAATGAGCGAGCCGGACCGGGCCGCGGCCTCGATGACCACCACCCCCAGGGACAAGCCGCTTATGAGCCTGTTTCGCCGGGGGAAATTCTGCTGAAGCGGCGGCCTGCCCGGCGGAAATTCCGACATCACCGCCCCGGTCTCGGTCATCCGGAGCATGAGCCCCCTGTTTTCGGCCGGATAAAGCACGTCTATTCCCGAGCCCAGCACGCCCAGGGTCCGCCCGCCGGCCTTGAGCGCCCCCTTGTGGGCGGCGGCATCCACGCCCCGGGCCAATCCGCTCACCACGGTAAGGCCCATGCCGGCCAGCTCGGCGGCCATTGTCTCGGCCGTGGCCAGCCCGTAGCGGGTGGGCCGCCGTGAGCCCACCATGGCCACGGCGAACCGGTCCTCCCGGACGATTTCTCCCCTCAGGTAAAGCACCAGGGGCGCGTCCTCGCCCAGGGCGAGGAGACCCTCGGGGTAGCCCTCCTCGCCCTCCAGGCATACCCTGACGCCTTCGCGCCGGAGCAGGGCGAGATTCCTCTCCAGCTCCTCGAAGCCCCCGAACTCCCGGATGCCCGCGGCCCTTTTTCCCCCCATGCCCGGCACCCGGGCAAGCTCCCCCGTGTCGGCCCCGAAGACGGCCTCCGCGGAGCCGAAGTGCCGGAGCAGGCGCCGCACGGTCATCGGTCCCAGCAGGGGGAGGGAACAGAGGGCCAGCAGGGCGGTGTCCACGGGCGGCCGGCCTTACTGGCGGCCCAGAAGGCGTCCGATTCTCAGGCGTAAGGCGGTAAGCTTTATGAACCCCTCGGCGTCGGCCTGGTCGTATACCCGCTCGGGCCCGAAGGTAGCATAGCCCGGGTGGTAGAGGCTCACCGGGGACTTTCGGCCCACCACGGAGACCGAGCCCTTGTAGAGCTTGAGCCGGGCGGTGCCGGTTACCTTCTTCTGGATGTCGTCCACCATGCCCTGCAGGGCCTCCCGCTCGGGGGAGAACCAGAAGCCGTTGTACACCAGCTCGGCGTACCGGGGCATGAGGGAGTTGCCGAGGTGCATGACCTCCCTGTCCAGGGTGACCGACTCCACGGCCCTGTGCGCGGCGTGAAGCACGGTCCCCCCGGGGGTCTCGTAGACCCCCCGGGACTTCATCCCCACGAAGCGGTTCTCCACGATGTCCAGGCGTCCCACCCCGTGGCTGCCGGCCAGGGCGTTGAGCTTCTCAAGGAGCGTGTGGGGCTTCATCCTCCGCCCGTTCACACTCACCGGGTTTCCCTCGTGGTAGCCCACCTCCACGTAGGCGGGCTTCTGGGGGGCCCGCTCCGGCGGCACCATCATGGTGTACATGTCCGCCGGGGGCTCGGCCCAGGGGTCCTCCAGAACTCCTCCCTCGTAGCTTATATGCAGGAGGTTCATGTCGGTGGAGTACGGCTTTTTCCGGGTGGCGGGCACCGGGATGCCCTTTTCCTTCGCATACTGGATGAGGGCCTCGCGGCCCTCGAAGCCCCACTCGCGCCAGGGCGCGACGACCGTGACCTCGGGCATGAGGGCGTAGTAGGCAAGCTCAAAGCGCACCTGGTCGTTTCCCTTGCCCGTGGCCCCGTGGGCCACGGCAGTGGCCTTCTCCCTGCGCGCCACCTCTATCTGTTTTTTGGCGATGAGGGGCCGGGCGATGGAGGTGCCCAGCAGGTAGCCCCCCTCGTAGACGGCGCCCGCCCGGAGCATGGGAAAGACATGGTCGCGGACGAACTCCTCCCTCAGGTCCTCCACGTAGACCTTCGAGGCCCCGGTGGCGAGGGCCTTTTTCCGTACCGCCCTCAGGTCCTCCTTCTGGCCCAGGTCGGCGCAGAAGGCGACGACCTCCGCGCCGTACCGCTCCTTGAGCCAGGCGATGGCCACCGAGGTGTCAAGCCCCCCGGAGTAGGCTAGAACGATCTTCTTCACCGCGTCCTCCGAAGAAAAATCTTTCCGGCGCCCGAAGGTCGCCGAAAAGAATAAAACCTTATCACAAAAAACAAATACCGGTCAATCGGCCGCCAGGCCACCAGCGGGCGGCCAGCCGCCCACCAGTGGCTTTTCTCTTTTCCTCCATCGCGTGTTTCCTGCGAAGGCCGCTCACAGAAGAAAATAAAGCGCGAAGGCCGCGGCGAGCACCAGGGCCGCGGGAAGGAGCATCCGCCGGTAGATGCCCGCCATGTCGGCGGCGAAGTACTCCCGGGTGAGGACCAGGCAGACGTGCACGGGGGAGAAGAGCACCCCCGTAAACCCCGCGGCGAAGGCCAGGGCCACGGCCCCCAGAGAGCCGCCCCCGGCCAGGCTGGCCAGAAGCGGAAAGGTGGAGCCCACGAATCCTATGGTAAGGCCCGTCAAGAGCCCCGTGGCGAGGGGAAGGAAAAACAGCGTGGGCAGAAGGGGCACGCCCTGGGCGGCCGCGTACGCGCTGAGGTTCTCCACGGCGCCGGAAGCCTGCATTACTCCCTTGAAGAGCATCACCCCGCCGATGAGCACGGCCACCTCCCAGGAAATCCCGTACCGGAGGGTCCTCGCCAGGTCTTTCCACCCGTAGCGGTAAAACAGAAACAGGGCGGCCAGCACTACCAGGATGGCCATGTACAGCTCCATCCGGAAGGCGATGACCAGGAGGAGCACCCCTCCGATGGGAAGGAAGCTCGCCAGGCGCTTTCTTCCCGCCTCCCGGCCCCGGCCGCCCTCCTTTCCCCTCACGTTTCGCATGCTCACCGCAAACCCCGAGGCGGCCATCACCCCGGCAAAGACGAGGTTTGCCAGGATGAGGTCCCGGAGCGCGATGCCCGAGAGGGCCGCGGCCAGGAGTATGCCCGGGTACAGGGGAAGCACGTATTCCCAGGGATGGCGGTACCAGTAGTTGACGAAGCCCTTTTCCTCCGGAGGCATCTCCTCCCCCCTGGTGGCCGCCTCCACCATGGGGGCGCTGAAATAGGCCCCGCCCACCGAGGGGAGCGTCCCGATGAGAAGGGGCATGGAGACGATGGCCGCGCGGCGGCTCGGCGTAAGCGCACCGGCGGCCGCCATCATCTCGCCGAGGATGTCGTGCTCCCGGAGGACCATCTCGAACATCCTGATGAGCCAGAGCGCGGCAATGAGCTCCACCGTCACGGGGTCGGTCAGCGAGACGTATACCGCCCGGCCCACTTCATAGGGGCTCATCCAGGCCGACAGGGAGAGAAAGCCCGCCGCCATGAGCATGACGTAGCCTATCTTCATCTTCATCCTCAGCAGAACGACGATGAGCAGAAAAGACAGCGTGAGCCTCAGAATGTCCGCCACGGCGCCACCTCTCCCGGAATGCGCGCGAATCGAGGGTTTGCACGTTTTTTCAGAGCCGGGCTTTCAATTCCTGCCCGGCCGGGTTTATAGTATAATATCCCGATGCTTACAGGGTTCAACACCAACGTCCCTTTCAAGGGCAAGATGTACCACGTGCAGACCGAAGACGGCGGCGCGAGAAACCCTGTGTTTACCACCCTCCTTTACCACAAGGGCGAGATACTGGCCTCCGAGAAATCCAGCTATGCCGACCTCCTCATCGACGAGAACTGGGAGGAGAAGGCCCTGGAGCGGATGAAGGAGCAGCACCGCACGGTCATCCGCAAGCTCATGAAGGGCGGCTGGAGCCAAGACCCCGACCCCGCGGCCTCCGGCAACGGGAAGGAGAAGTCCCTGGAGGAGACCATCATCGATTACATCGTCGGGCCGGAGGGCCAGTGATACATTTCCAGAACGTCTCGAAGACCTACGACGCCCTTTCCGCCCTCAAGGACATCACCTTTTCGGTGGAGCGCGGCGAGATGGCCTACGTGACCGGCCCCAGCGGGGCGGGCAAGACCACGCTTTTGAGGCTCATCTTCCTTGCCGAGGAGCCCGACCACGGCACCATCACCGTGGACGGGCAGCGGATAGACCAGCTCGGGGACTCCGACATCCCGCGCCTCAGGCGGAAGGTGGGTGTGGTGTTTCAGGACTTCAAGCTCCTGGAGCGGCGCACCGCCTACGAGAACGTGGCCCTCACCCTGAGGGTGCGGGGCCTGCCGGAGTCGGCCATCAAGCCCGCCGTCTTCGAGACCCTGAAGATGGTCAACCTCCGGCACAAGGCCGACAGCTATCCGCCCACCCTCTCCGGCGGCGAGCAGCAGCGGGTGGCCATCGCCCGGGCCCTCATCGGGGAGCCCACGGTGCTTCTGGCCGACGAGCCCACCGGCAACCTCGATCCCGAAACGGCCTGGGGCATCATGCGCATCTTCAAGGAGATAAACGCCCGGGGGACCACGGTGCTTCACGCAACCCATAACCGCGACCTCTTCCGGGGCTCGGCGGGCAGGGTCTTCCGCCTGGAGGGCGGCGGCCTTTTCCCGGAGGCGGGCCTGTGAGCTATCCCTTCCGCGTGGCCTTCGAGGGCCTCTGGAAAGAGAAATGGATAAACGTGCTGTCCATGTGCACCATCGGGGCGGGCCTGTTCATCATGATGCTGGCTGCCCTGGTGGTCTACAACCTCAACCTGGCCACCCGGTCCCTGCCGGAGCGCTTCACCATCACCGCCTATCTGAAGGACGGCCTGGACGACGGGGCCACCGGGGACGTCATGAAGGCCGTCCGGGGGCTCTCGGGGGTGAAGAAGGTCGTCTACGTCTCCAAGGACGACGCCTTGAGGGACCTGGCCTCCACCCTCAAGGACGCCGATTTCGTCCTGGAGGGCCTGGATGAAAACCCCCTTCCCGACGCCCTGGTGCTTACGCTCGGGGAAGAGGCCGTCAAGGGCGGCCGGGTGGGCGACCTGGCCGCCACGCTCTCGGGCCTCCAGGGGGTGCAGGACGTGCAGTACGGCGAGGAGCTGCTTGCGGCCATCAGGAGCGTGGGCCGCTATTCGCGGGCCTTCGGGCTCTTTCTGGTGACGGTCCTCTCGGCGGGGGTGCTCTTCGTCTGCTACAGCACGGTGAAGATACTCTTTTACAGGAAGAAACCCGAAATCGACACCCTGAAGCTCCTCGGGGCCACCCGGTGGTTCATCCGCTCCCCCTTCCTCATCGAGGGCGGCGTGGTGGGGCTGGCCGGGGGCGCGATAAGCGGGCTCAGTGTGGCCGTCCTTTACTCCGTGGTGCTGGGGAGCCTGGGGGCCTCCCTGCCGGCCGTTCTGAGCATAGCCACCCCCTCGGAACTGGTCCTCCTCGCTCCGCCGGCGGGCCTCCTGGTCGGCCTGGTGGGGGCCTTCTTCGCCGTGGGCAGGATAAAGTTCTGAGCGTATGGCTTTCCGGCGAGTGAGCCTGCTTCTGGCCGCGGCCTTCTCCCTGGTGCTGCTCGTTCCCTCCGCATTTGCAGCCGAAGACCCCGGCACGGTACAGGAGCGCCTCGAGGACGTCCAGAAGAAGATAGAGGGCAACGAAGCGCAGCTGAAGAGCGCGCGGAAGCTCGAGCGGGTCACCCTCAAGGAGCTGGAGGCGGCCGACCGCAAGCTGGTGCGGGTCTCCAAGCAGCTGTCCGTCTACAGGGCCAAGCTCAAGAAGACCCAGAGCCGCACGGTCGTCCTGGAGGGCGAGATGGCCTTTCTCGAGGCCCGCATCGAGGACAGGAAGCACTGGCTGGTCCGGAAACTGAGGGCCATGAACCGGCACAGCAGGTCCGGGGACATGCTGCTTGTGCTTTCGGGCTCCAGCGACCTGGGGCAGCTGGTGAGGCGGTGGCACTACCTGGGGGTCCTGGCCCGCCACGACAAGGACGTCATGGAGGCTTACCGTGCCGACCTCACGGAGCGTGCCCAAAAGCGCAAGGAGCTGGCGGCCGTCACCGGCGAGCTCAAGGATCAGGAGCACAAGGTGCTCCTGGCGGAGAAGGCCCTCCTCGGGGAGAAGAAGAAAAAGGAGGCGCTGCTGGCCCGGGTCCGGAGCAAGAAGGGCTCCTATGAGCGTATGCTCAAGGAGCTCCGGCGGTCCTCGGCCCGCCTGCAGAAAATGCTCAAGCAGTACAAGCAGGCCACCCGCTACCGGGGGACGAGCATCCGCAAGCTCAAGGGCAGGCTGCCCTGGCCGGTGCACGGCCCGGTGGCCGTCCCCTACGGCGTGCAGGAGGACCCGCGCTTCAAGACCCCGGTATTCCGAAACGGCATCTACATCGCCGCCCCCCCGGGCGCCCTGGCCCGCGCCGTGCACGGCGGGGACGTGGTCTATGCCGACTGGTTCCGGGGCTACGGGCAGGTGGTCATCATCAACCACGGGGGCGGCTACCACTCCCTGTACGGGAACCTCTCGGAGATTTTTTTGAAGCAAGGCGATATAATAGGGAAGGACGATGTCATAGGGCGGGTCGGCACCTCGGGAATGCTGAGCAGGCCGTCCCTTTATTTTGAGATTCGCTACAACGGCAAACCGCTGAACCCGACCCAATGGCTGTCGAAAAACAGGCGATAGAACTGGAGGGGATAGCGACGTGATGCGAAGGAAGAGGGCTCTGGCCCTCCTTGTTACGCTTGCCGTAGTGGCGGCCATTTCCCTGGCCGTCTGGGCCCCCGGCTCCCGGGTGAGCGCGGAGGGCGAAGTATACGAAGGCCTCAAGGTCTTCACCGAGGTCCTCTCGGTGGTGAAAACCAAGTACGTCGAGGAGACCAATACCCAGGACCTCATCTACGACGCCCTGGCCGGCATGCTGAAGTCCCTGGACCCCCACTCGGGGTTCATGACGCCGGACATGTACAAGGAGATGCAGATAGACACCCGCGGGAAGTTCGGCGGCCTGGGCATCCAGATATCCATGAAGGACGGCGTCCTTACCGTCATCGCCCCCATCGAGGACACCCCGGCCTGGCGCGCGGGCATAGAGGCCGGCGATAAGATCATCAAGATAGACGGTGAGTCCACCCAGGACATGAGCCTCCAGGAGGCCGTCAACAAGATGCGCGGCCCCAAGGGCACCTCGGTCGTCATCACCATCTTCCGCGAGGGCGAGAAGGAGCCGAAGGACTACGCCATCGTCCGGGACATCATCGAGATAAAGAGCGTGGATGCGAAGGTCGTCGAGGACGGCATCGGTTACGTGCGGCTCAAGCAGTTCCAGGAGAAGTCCGCGGCCGAGATGGAGGCGGCGCTCCAGGACCTGGTGGGCAAGGAGGAGGTCACCGCCCTCATCCTGGACCTCCGGAACAACCCCGGCGGGCTCCTCACCAGCTCCATCGACGTGGCCAACCTGTTCCTGCCCTCGGGCAAGCTGGTGGTCTATACGAAGGGCCGGGCCGAGGACCGCACCGACTACCGCACGGTGCAGGACGGGCCCTATCAGGACATCCCGATGGTGGTCCTGGTCAACCAGGGGAGCGCCAGCGCTTCGGAGATAGTGGCCGGCGCGCTCAAGGACTGGAGGCGGGCCATCGTGCTGGGGACCGAGACCTTCGGCAAGGGCTCCGTGCAAAGCGTCATCGGCCTTTCGGACGGCTCGGGCCTCAGGCTCACCACCGCCCGGTACTATACGCCCAAGGGCCAGAGCATCCAGAACACGGGCATAACCCCGGATATCGTGGTGAAGCTGAAGTCCGCCAACGGAGCCGCCGAGCACGTCGTGGTGCGGGAGAAGGACCTCAAGGGCCACCTGGAGAACGAACAGGCGGGCCAGGGCGACGCATCGGATACCGGCGAGGAGAAGGCCGTCATATTCTCCAGCCTGAGCCCGGAGGACGACACCCAGCTTCAGCGGGCCATCGACCTTCTGAAGGCCTGGGAGACGTTCAAGAAGCTTCCCGACGGCGAGTTTCTGCCCCGCGTGGAGAATGTCCCGGCTCATAGTTGACATCGAGACGGTAGGCAAGGAGCTTCGCGAGCTCGACGATGTCACCAGGGCGTACTTTCTGCGGGGGAAACAGACGGCCGAGGAGGTCAAGGAGGTCGAGGAGACCCTGGGCTTCTACCCGGTGACGGCCGAGGTGGTGGCCATCGGCCTGCTCAACCCCGACACCTCCCGCGGAGCCGTGTATTTCCAGACCCCCGGCGAGGACCCCCTCCTGCCCTTCGAGGAGGGCGGCATCACGTACGCCACGGGCTCCGAGAGGGAGATACTGGCCAGGTTCTGGGAGACGGTGCGGACCTATGAATCCCTGGTCACCTTTAACGGCCGGGGTTTCGACTGCCCCTTTCTCCTGGTGCGCTCCGCCGTGCACGGCATAGCGCCCACGCGGGACCTCATGCCCAACCGCTACAGCGACCTGCACATCGACCTCATGGACCGCCTCTCCTTCTTCGGCTCGGTCAGGCGGAAGTTCAGCCTGGACATATGGTGCCGCGCCCTGGGCCTGGAGAGCCCCAAGCAGGAGATGAGCGGCTACGAGGTGGCCGGCCTGTACCGCGAGGGCCGCCACCTGGACATCGCCCGCTACTGCGCCCGGGACCTCTTCGCCACCAAGGGCCTTTTTGAGGTCTGGGAAAAATACATCGGCTCCCGCCCTGTCTGACCCTCTTCCGGTGAGCACGGGCCTTCCGGGCCACCAGGCGAAAATGCTATAGTAGGGCGCTTTCGAGAGAGGGGAGGACGCATGTCCGTACGCAAGAGCGGGAGGAACCGCAGAAAGCGCCTGGGGGAGATGCTCCTTGAGGCGGGCCTCATCGACGAGATGCAGCTTGCCGTGGCCCTCGGGGAGCAGAAACAGTGGGGCGGCAAGCTCGGGGCCGAGCTTCTCCGGCTGGGGTTCGTCGCCGAGCGGGAGCTGGCCCTCGTCCTGGAGGAGCAGCTCGGCATACGGTGGATTCAGCTTTTCGACCGGGACATCCCGGAAGAGGTCTTGCGCCTGGTGCCGGCGGACCTGGCCACCTCGTACCTGGTCATACCCGTGGAGTACGACGGCAAGACCCTCACCCTGGCAGCCACCAACCCCATGGACCTGGAAGTGATGGACACCCTTCAGTTTCTCCTCGGAAAGAGAATCCGCCCCCTGATGGCCCTGGAGCCGGACATCATCGCGGCCATCGTCAGGCATTACGGGCTGGAGGGGACGGACTTCGAGGCGTCGATGGAGAAGAAATGGGCCGGATGGACCGTGAGGACCGAGGGCGCGGGACGGACAGCCCGAATGCCCGGGTCATCCATTCCGTCCGGCCGCTGCGGGCCGCACCCGCCCCAAAGCGGTGTTGCCGGGGCGGGGCATCCGTCGCTCTACGAGGCCCTGGTAAAACTTCTCCTGAGGAAGAACCTCATCACGGAGAAGGAGCTTTTGGAAGAGTTCAGGCGCATGGACGCTTCTCCCTGAGAGAACCGGGCTCCGTCGCCTTCGGCAGACCTTTCCCCTTTCATCACCCTCTGGCACGGACGGGTGCGTTCCGATAAAATAAAAACATGAGTGCGATGAAGCCCGAGAAGCGGCTGACCATAACGTTTTCCATCACGGCGCTCATCCTCGTGGCGGAGGTGGCCGGCGGCATCATCAGCAACAGCCTTGCCCTGTTGAGCGACGCGGGCCATGTGTTTACGGACTCCCTGGCCCTGGGGCTGAGCGTGGCGGCCGCGCGCATCAGCATGAGGCCGCTGGACCCCCGGGCGACCTACGGCTATCACCGGGTGGGCATCCTTGCGGCGGCCATAAACGGGCTGAGCCTTCTGGGCATCGCCCTGTACATTTTCTACGAGTCCTACCTGCGTTTCATGAACCCCCCGGAGGTCCACCTCGGCGTGATGCTCCCGGTGGCCGTGGGCGGCTTTCTCGCCAACCTTCTGATGGCCGCCATCCTGGGCCACCACCACGAGGACCTCAACGTCCGCAGCGCGTGGCTCCACGTCCTGGGGGACACCCTGTCCTCCCTGGGGGTAATCGCCTCGGGCGTGGTCATCTACTTTACAGGCTGGGTCTATGCCGACCCCCTGGCGGGCCTTCTCATCGGCGCCATCATCATCGTCGGGGGTGTCCGGGTGGTGCGGGAGGCCGGGAGCATCTTCCTCGACCTCGTGCCCAGGGGCTTTCACGTCGAGGAGATTGCCGACGAGATTCTCTCCCTGCCGGAAGTCCTGGGGGTCCACGACGTGCACATCCGCTCCCTTACCCACGGCAGGGTGGCCTTCACGGCCCACGTCTGGGTGCGCGACCGGCTCCTGAGCGAAGTGGAAGGCATCCGGACGGAGATAGAGGACCTTCTGAGGAACAAGGGCATCCGGCACATCATGCTTCAGTTCGAGTGCATGGAGTGCGACACCGACGGGCTGTACTGCCGCACCTGCTCCGTGCGCCCCCACGAGGAGCACGAGGACCACGCCCACTGAGGAACACCTCAATGGCCCTTCTTGACATAAGAGACCTCACCCTGGCCGTGGAAGGGAGAAGCATCCTCAAGGGCCTTACCTTCTCCATCAAGGAAGGAGAGATTCACGCCCTCCTGGGCACCAACGGCACCGGCAAGAGCACCGTGGCCAACCTCATCATGGGCTC includes:
- the topA gene encoding type I DNA topoisomerase, translating into MASKLVIVESPAKARTINKILGKQYAVKASVGHVKDLPAKVLGVEVKDAFRPDYQIIPGKEKVVKELKQAAAKARDIYLAPDPDREGEAIAYHIATEINGSKEHAIHRVTFNEITARAVKEAMEHPGRIDMDKVEAQQARRVLDRLVGYQLSPLLWKKVRRGLSAGRVQSVALRLVVDREREIEAFKQEEYWSIVASLAGPKPPAFNARLHTLEGAVVINRDAPEGERFLLTSAEQAERAAGDLRQAEYTLSGVEKKLRRRSPAAPFTTSTLQQEASRKLGFAAKKTMVLAQQLYEGVELGPEGAVGLITYMRTDSVRVAAEAQAGARKYIRERFGKDYLPPSPPAYKSKAGAQEAHEAVRPTLMTKPPEAVKPYLSRDQQRLYTLIWNRFMASQMKPAELEQTTFEIAARNGAAAVFRATGNVMKFPGFMALYSEGADQAPGEEEEGAMLPPLAEGDRLTLKELLPRQHFTQPPPRYTEASLVRTLEEKGIGRPSTYAAILSTIADRKYVHREDKRFVPTELGMVVNDYLVENFAELLDLGFTARMEDKLDKIETGDFRWVDVVKDFYGPFEKDLVSASQVQGKVKPKDIETNEVCEKCGAPMVIRWGRHGRFLACSAYPACKNTRPLEGEKREAPEEKPTGEVCPTCGAPMVLKRGRFGPFIACSRYPECKTTKPLSTGVKCPEDGGDLIERRTKRGKPFWSCSNYPQCKFAIWHKPIPEKCPACGAPFMVIKKERSGRVVKSCIRKECGHKEELKEPEAA
- the dprA gene encoding DNA-processing protein DprA — encoded protein: MDTALLALCSLPLLGPMTVRRLLRHFGSAEAVFGADTGELARVPGMGGKRAAGIREFGGFEELERNLALLRREGVRVCLEGEEGYPEGLLALGEDAPLVLYLRGEIVREDRFAVAMVGSRRPTRYGLATAETMAAELAGMGLTVVSGLARGVDAAAHKGALKAGGRTLGVLGSGIDVLYPAENRGLMLRMTETGAVMSEFPPGRPPLQQNFPRRNRLISGLSLGVVVIEAAARSGSLITARHALEQGKEVFAVPGNISSAVSEGTNALIRDGARVALGAQDVIQELAPQLRGYIKSARRGDTVPLSDEEKALCEAMSREPRHIDDISRECGMGVSTALALLLQLELKGVVGQTEGKRFQIL
- a CDS encoding argininosuccinate synthase yields the protein MKKIVLAYSGGLDTSVAIAWLKERYGAEVVAFCADLGQKEDLRAVRKKALATGASKVYVEDLREEFVRDHVFPMLRAGAVYEGGYLLGTSIARPLIAKKQIEVARREKATAVAHGATGKGNDQVRFELAYYALMPEVTVVAPWREWGFEGREALIQYAKEKGIPVPATRKKPYSTDMNLLHISYEGGVLEDPWAEPPADMYTMMVPPERAPQKPAYVEVGYHEGNPVSVNGRRMKPHTLLEKLNALAGSHGVGRLDIVENRFVGMKSRGVYETPGGTVLHAAHRAVESVTLDREVMHLGNSLMPRYAELVYNGFWFSPEREALQGMVDDIQKKVTGTARLKLYKGSVSVVGRKSPVSLYHPGYATFGPERVYDQADAEGFIKLTALRLRIGRLLGRQ
- a CDS encoding DUF401 family protein, with product MADILRLTLSFLLIVVLLRMKMKIGYVMLMAAGFLSLSAWMSPYEVGRAVYVSLTDPVTVELIAALWLIRMFEMVLREHDILGEMMAAAGALTPSRRAAIVSMPLLIGTLPSVGGAYFSAPMVEAATRGEEMPPEEKGFVNYWYRHPWEYVLPLYPGILLAAALSGIALRDLILANLVFAGVMAASGFAVSMRNVRGKEGGRGREAGRKRLASFLPIGGVLLLVIAFRMELYMAILVVLAALFLFYRYGWKDLARTLRYGISWEVAVLIGGVMLFKGVMQASGAVENLSAYAAAQGVPLLPTLFFLPLATGLLTGLTIGFVGSTFPLLASLAGGGSLGAVALAFAAGFTGVLFSPVHVCLVLTREYFAADMAGIYRRMLLPAALVLAAAFALYFLL
- the ftsE gene encoding cell division ATP-binding protein FtsE; this translates as MIHFQNVSKTYDALSALKDITFSVERGEMAYVTGPSGAGKTTLLRLIFLAEEPDHGTITVDGQRIDQLGDSDIPRLRRKVGVVFQDFKLLERRTAYENVALTLRVRGLPESAIKPAVFETLKMVNLRHKADSYPPTLSGGEQQRVAIARALIGEPTVLLADEPTGNLDPETAWGIMRIFKEINARGTTVLHATHNRDLFRGSAGRVFRLEGGGLFPEAGL